caagcaagaggaaaaaataaacacacgctgctcactcttgctgtttgttgtcacttcttctgcagccgagtagtcacaagaaggatcactagcgccctctaccaccaggaggcgggagtcatttaatgactcataattgacacacgcagctacggtatattaataaaacatagctgcttactgttctttttagcatattcaatagcttggaccttaaatcctactgaatagctcttaatcttcttccctttatgcgatttcaaattattgaaatcagcctcctccatttcgaaaatgatgacaggtgaagtgtcactcgtgacgtgacgagtttgacccggcgggaatTGTAgctatatgctaattatttggcgaaacgagtttgacccggcattaatcctgagccggcggtaatgctaagcatgcgctaattagtttgcgaaacgagtttgacccggcagtaattctaggcaggcacatgctatatacccggcggcaattcaaggaaatacggtctgtctgattctgattttgattgaatgtgtggactgcatgaatgatgccttttcagttctcactctaacgcaatttgagtgtctagaaatgcactaaattatttttaatccattattactaatattaataaggtaaacaagttatcttttgaaggtgtagtcggtaatctgattacttcttcccagtttaactgtggtgacactatctaaatgaaagcaaaacagatgtcatctttcttggccaacatgttgactgtgctcatgcttcttttataacagacatgtctctaaagatgaataggAAATTGACAGTAATTATTgttcaccagcagggggagctcatcactagtactactgcgtggaagctggcatgtggtacattatttcctgtgtgtgtatgacttattcagagggagaacagcacactttcatgtatggcatctaccattaaggattgcaggaatgacttttagactgtttttatatgaataaggtggattggatgttggcctgggaagacattcccctgaaggtcttcttcatgtgtcagctggaagtaccctgactgctgtgaggggaaactgatgacattgtgagatcatatgttggtgcaggacaatatctcgtgtgactgagcaaagctagacttttctaaagaatgtttgttttctcctgtcccgcagacctcaATGAAGCACATCGTCCTCgtgagcaggaggaggaaccacagtccccccacatacACGATGAAGAaaaggtaccacattcccaacacatcaaagagggaggagaggagccacagcccccccacattaaagaggaacatgaggcgccacagacccataatgttaaactgacccttcacattaaagggcaagtggaggacccactgatcttacacatcaaaaaggaagaggaggacccactgaccccctactttaaacaggaagaggaggaccaagaggcgccgcacattaaagaggaagaggaggaagagggcatcagtcagcctaaatggttggaggagttcccagtgactggtgtccctgtgaagagtgaagatgatgaggtgaaaggtgaaagtgaggagaggggagggggggagcctccaagcagcagctcaacacaacacatgacaacagaagctgatggagaccactgtggaggatcacaagcagacaagctcttagctccactatcagatagtgaggacacaacgtcacactctcctgacactgatgatgaagactctaaagatgataagacatgtcacactgacaacactcacttcacatcttctcactgtcacaaaacctttcaataccattgtcgtctgaaaagacacatgagaacacacactggagaaaaacctttttcttgttcactctgtagtaaaggttttacacaaagtcacaatttgaaagtacacatgagaacacacactggtgaaaaacatttttcctgttcaacctgtggtaaaggttttacacacagtagcaaattgaaaagacacatgagaatacacactggtgaaaaacctttttcctgttcaatctgtagtaaaggttttacacgaagtcagagtttgaaagaacacatgagaacacacactggtgaaaaacctttttcctgttcaaactgtggtagaggttttacacgaagtcagagtttgaaagaacacatgagaatacacactggtgaaaaacctttttcctgttcaatctgtggtaaaggttttacacatacTAACAAatggaaaagacacatgagaatacacactgaggaaaaacctttttcctgttcaacctgtggtaaaggttttacacgaagtcagggtttgaaagaacacatgagaatacacactggtgaaaaacctttttcctgttcaacctgtggtaaaggttttacagtaggtcagagtttgaaagtacacatgagaacacacactggtgaaaaacctttttcctgttcaacctgtggtaaaggttttacacacagtagcaaattgaaaagacacatgagaatacacactggtgaaaaacctttttcctgttcaatctgtagtaaaggttttacacgaagtcagagtttgaaagaacacatgagaacacacactggtgaaaaacctttttcctgttcaaactgtggtagaggttttacacgaagtcagagtttgaaagaacacatgagaatacacactggtgaaaaacctttttcctgttcaatctgtggtaaaggttttacacatacTAACAAatggaaaagacacatgagaatacacactgaggaaaaacctttttcctgttcaacctgtggtaaaggttttacacgaagtcagggtttgaaagaacacatgagaatacacactggtgaaaaacctttttcctgttcaacctgtggtaaaggttttacagaaagtcagagtttgaaagtacacatgagaacacacactggtgaaacacctttttcctgttcaacctgtggtaaaggttttacacacagtagcaaattgaaaagacacatgagaatacacactggtgaaaaacctttttcctgttcaacctgtggtaaaggttttacagaaagtcagagtttgaaagtacacatgagaacacacactggtgaaacacctttttcctgttcaacctgtggtaaaggttttacagtaggtcagagtttgaaagtacacatgagaacacacactggtgaaaaacctttttcctgttcaacctgtggtaaaggttttagacacagtcagagtttgaaagtacacatgagaacacacactggtgaaaaatcacattcctgttcaatctgtggtaaaggttttacacatacTAACAAatggaaaagacacatgagaatacacactgaggaaaaacctttttcctgttcaacctgtggtaaaggttttacagaaagtcagagtttgaaagtacacatgagaacacacactggtgaaacacctttttcctgttcaacctgtggtaaaggttttacagtaggtcagagtttgaaagtacacatgagaacacacactggtgaaaaacctttttcctgttcaacctgtggtaaaggttttagacacagtcagagtttgaaagtacacatgagaacacacactggtgaaaaatcacattcctgttcaatctgcaacagaagctttagtGAGCGATCAacccttgtaagacacatgagaaaacacccaggagagaaagtgttgagttgcagtgtgtgtggtgaaagattgtcttctaagtaccagtgtaagaaacacaagtgtgccggtgagaacagcagcagcaaatgaaactgcaggatttgaaataaactgtccagactttcattttgactttctaacaacatcagcacatataacatgtgtgacattgttgtttgtctaacaatctttttaatatgatctttacatttatagattacatagtttgaaatataaaagtattacatatttgtactTGTAATTGTTGATaaccccatagattatcacctttatatgatatacatatgtactggttcacatctgaa
Above is a window of Nerophis ophidion isolate RoL-2023_Sa unplaced genomic scaffold, RoL_Noph_v1.0 HiC_scaffold_117, whole genome shotgun sequence DNA encoding:
- the LOC133547472 gene encoding uncharacterized protein LOC133547472 isoform X3, giving the protein MCERTIAEYEEELSRTKDDNMRLRQLLEAVFKKPQVVLHRTAVKEAAVTFLTPPWLPSETLAVTTPLRLSDLNEAHRPREQEEEPQSPHIHDEEKVPHSQHIKEGGEEPQPPHIKEEHEAPQTHNVKLTLHIKGQRRTKRRRTLKRKRRKRASVSLNGWRSSQ
- the LOC133547472 gene encoding zinc finger protein 709-like isoform X1 — protein: MCERTIAEYEEELSRTKDDNMRLRQLLEAVFKKPQVVLHRTAVKEAAVTFLTPPWLPSETLAVTTPLRLSDLNEAHRPREQEEEPQSPHIHDEEKVPHSQHIKEGGEEPQPPHIKEEHEAPQTHNVKLTLHIKGQVEDPLILHIKKEEEDPLTPYFKQEEEDQEAPHIKEEEEEEGISQPKWLEEFPVTGVPVKSEDDEVKGESEERGGGEPPSSSSTQHMTTEADGDHCGGSQADKLLAPLSDSEDTTSHSPDTDDEDSKDDKTCHTDNTHFTSSHCHKTFQYHCRLKRHMRTHTGEKPFSCSLCSKGFTQSHNLKVHMRTHTGEKHFSCSTCGKGFTHSSKLKRHMRIHTGEKPFSCSICSKGFTRSQSLKEHMRTHTGEKPFSCSNCGRGFTRSQSLKEHMRIHTGEKPFSCSICGKGFTHTNKWKRHMRIHTEEKPFSCSTCGKGFTRSQGLKEHMRIHTGEKPFSCSTCGKGFTVGQSLKVHMRTHTGEKPFSCSTCGKGFTHSSKLKRHMRIHTGEKPFSCSICSKGFTRSQSLKEHMRTHTGEKPFSCSNCGRGFTRSQSLKEHMRIHTGEKPFSCSICGKGFTHTNKWKRHMRIHTEEKPFSCSTCGKGFTRSQGLKEHMRIHTGEKPFSCSTCGKGFTESQSLKVHMRTHTGETPFSCSTCGKGFTHSSKLKRHMRIHTGEKPFSCSTCGKGFTESQSLKVHMRTHTGETPFSCSTCGKGFTVGQSLKVHMRTHTGEKPFSCSTCGKGFRHSQSLKVHMRTHTGEKSHSCSICGKGFTHTNKWKRHMRIHTEEKPFSCSTCGKGFTESQSLKVHMRTHTGETPFSCSTCGKGFTVGQSLKVHMRTHTGEKPFSCSTCGKGFRHSQSLKVHMRTHTGEKSHSCSICNRSFSERSTLVRHMRKHPGEKVLSCSVCGERLSSKYQCKKHKCAGENSSSK
- the LOC133547472 gene encoding zinc finger protein 709-like isoform X2; the encoded protein is MCERTIAEYEEELSRTKDDNMRLRQLLEAVFKKPQVVLHRTDLNEAHRPREQEEEPQSPHIHDEEKVPHSQHIKEGGEEPQPPHIKEEHEAPQTHNVKLTLHIKGQVEDPLILHIKKEEEDPLTPYFKQEEEDQEAPHIKEEEEEEGISQPKWLEEFPVTGVPVKSEDDEVKGESEERGGGEPPSSSSTQHMTTEADGDHCGGSQADKLLAPLSDSEDTTSHSPDTDDEDSKDDKTCHTDNTHFTSSHCHKTFQYHCRLKRHMRTHTGEKPFSCSLCSKGFTQSHNLKVHMRTHTGEKHFSCSTCGKGFTHSSKLKRHMRIHTGEKPFSCSICSKGFTRSQSLKEHMRTHTGEKPFSCSNCGRGFTRSQSLKEHMRIHTGEKPFSCSICGKGFTHTNKWKRHMRIHTEEKPFSCSTCGKGFTRSQGLKEHMRIHTGEKPFSCSTCGKGFTVGQSLKVHMRTHTGEKPFSCSTCGKGFTHSSKLKRHMRIHTGEKPFSCSICSKGFTRSQSLKEHMRTHTGEKPFSCSNCGRGFTRSQSLKEHMRIHTGEKPFSCSICGKGFTHTNKWKRHMRIHTEEKPFSCSTCGKGFTRSQGLKEHMRIHTGEKPFSCSTCGKGFTESQSLKVHMRTHTGETPFSCSTCGKGFTHSSKLKRHMRIHTGEKPFSCSTCGKGFTESQSLKVHMRTHTGETPFSCSTCGKGFTVGQSLKVHMRTHTGEKPFSCSTCGKGFRHSQSLKVHMRTHTGEKSHSCSICGKGFTHTNKWKRHMRIHTEEKPFSCSTCGKGFTESQSLKVHMRTHTGETPFSCSTCGKGFTVGQSLKVHMRTHTGEKPFSCSTCGKGFRHSQSLKVHMRTHTGEKSHSCSICNRSFSERSTLVRHMRKHPGEKVLSCSVCGERLSSKYQCKKHKCAGENSSSK